Part of the uncultured Methanobrevibacter sp. genome is shown below.
ACCATATGCCTGATTTTTATCAAATAATGAGTTTAAAATTATTAACTGACCGGCATTGTCAATTGCACCGCCGTAACTTAACGCTTTATTTGATATGAACTTGGAATTATTGATTAATATTGAACCATCAATGTTGAATAAAACTCCGCCTTCGTCAGAACCGGTGTTTGAAGTAAATGATGAATCTGAGATAGTTACGTTTCCGCTGTGAATGTCTATTATTCCAAGACTGTGAGATACAACATTTTTGTTAAATTGAGATTCTGAAATGATTAATTCACTATCGGAATAAATGACTGCACCGTTATAGGCCTTGTTGTTAGTAAATATTGAGTTTGAAATGTTTGCCATTTTGGCTGAATTATATATTGAACCTGCAACATGTGCCTCATTTGAATCAAAGCTACATCCTTCAACATTTAAATTGGCCACATTATATACGACACCACCAAAATTATCTGCTTTATTGTAGTTAAATTTTGAATTTCTTAAGTTCAAGTTAGCATTATTATAAATAACTCCATCAGCAGCAGTATTTGAGATTAAATTAGAGTCAACAAGTTCCAGATCTGCAAGATTATAAATTGCACTGCCCTTAACAGCCACACTATTCAAAATATTGGAGGATTTAATAGTTAATGCTGCCTTATTATAAACAGCACCACCATAATCAGCACTGTTTAAATTGAATGTGAATGCATTAATGTTTAAATTTCCGGTATTGTAAATTCCCCCACCATTTTCTGCTGAATTGTTGTTTAATGTCACTTTATTGAAACTGCCGATAATTCTTCCAAGATTTAAACCGCCACCGTATTTTGCAGCATTATTGTTTAAGGTAATGTTGTTAAAGTTGCATGTAAACTGCACTCCCGCAATTTCTCCAAGTGTGCTTGCTATTGCGCCTCCGTTATACTTTGCACTATTATTTTCAAAAATACAGTCTGATGCATTCAAATGACCGCAGCTACTTGATATTCCTCCACCAATTTCGGCATAGTTGTTTGATATGATGGAATTATCTATTACGAGAGTACCGAATGAATCTGAAATCAGACCTCCGCCCTCTTCTGCAGTATTGCCATCGACAATTGTGTTTTTAACATGCATTGTGTAATCTGAAATATAGACTCCGCCACCGTACTGGCCCGTATTATATCTTATATCGCTGTCGAAAATGTCACAGAGACCCCAGCTTTTAACGCCTCCCCCCAAATGGGATGCGGAATTGTAATAAAACCTGGAATTTTTTATTACAAGATATCCTCTGTTGTTATATATTCCTCCGCCCCTGGTTGCTGAATTGTTAAAGAAATTTGAGTCAATCAGCTGAATGTCACTGAATCTGTTATAGATTGAACCGCCTTCATGTCCCCAGTTATTTACAAAGGAACAGTTTATGATTTTAGTATCTGAGTAATAGCTGTCAATAGCTCCTCCACCACCGTCAGCGCGGTTATTTTCAAAAACAGTATTATAAACAGTCAAAGTAGAACCGCTTGATCCTCGTATTGCACCATAGTCCGCTTTGTTGTTTATGAATTTGGAATCATGGATTGTTAAAAATCCGTTGCTGTTAATTGCTGCACCATTTTTTGAAGTTCTGCCGTTCATGAAAGTTATTCCATAAATATTTACTGTGACCTTATCGGATATTTCAAAAATACCTGATTTTGAATTTGCATCAAGTATTGTACCTGATGAATCAGCACCGTAAATATTAATATTTCTGTCAATTCGAATTACAGAACCGTTTCCTTCATAAGTCTGATTTTTTAGATGAATAGAGTCACCTGACTTTGAATTATCTATTAAACTTTGAATAGAATCAAAATCTGAGATTGTCGAATTAGCAGTGAAATTATCTTCAGCGGTTACTGCACCAAGCATTAACATCGAAAAAATTAGCATCAATAGAATTACTAAACTAAATTTGAATTTTTTAATGATAAATCCCCCTTAATCTAATTTAATAATATTCAAAAAATATTTGTTGAAATTTGAAAAAATACTCCAATGAGTTATGAAAAAAAGAAAAGAAAAAGAAAAGTAATAAAATATTACTTATCTATTTTACAGTGTATTTAACAGTTTTAGTTACTGCATTGTAAGCTCCGTCACCTGCAAATTTAACAACAGCATTGAATTTGCCTTTTTTGAGTACTTTTACAGAAATGGTAGCTTTACCTTTGGAGTTGGTTTTTGCAGAGAAAGTTTTACCATTTACTTTAATGGTAATTTTTTTACCTGCAACAGCTTTACCAGCAGATTTTAAGGTTACAGTTACTTTTTTAACTTTTTTAACTTTTAAAGTAGCTTTTGCTGCGGTTAATGCAGTAGCTTTTTTGGTTACTGAAATTTTAGCTGTAGCCATTGATGATTTGTAGAGGTTACCTTCACCAGCATAAATAATGGTAGCGTATTTGGTTGTAGCGCTAGCATATTTAACATCTAAAGAAGCACATCCGTCATCATCAGTTTTAACAGTTTGAGCTTCACCATCGATAACGATAGTTACATCTTTATTGGATAATGCAACACCAGTATTATCGAATAAGTAAGCATATAATTTGCCTGCGTCTCCTGCTTTAACAGCTACGTTATCAGTAGAGATTTCAGTAGTGTATAAAGTTTTTGCACCGTAGTATTGGTTTGCGTCTAAAGTTTCATTTAAGATAATGTTGTTAGCGGATAATATTTCATTATCATCAAACCAGATTGAAATACCAGTAGCACCGTTTAAAACATTTTCAGCTACAATAATTGGAGAAGTGATGTTTAAACCGGATGCACCGTCTCTTACTAAAATGTGGAATAAAATTACATTGGCCATATTACCATCAGGACTGTTTAACTCAACAGTGTTTGAAGTGATGTTGATATTTCCAATAGGAGTAGGAGAACCGTGAGCTTCGTTACCTTTTTCAGCAGCGATTAAAACATTGTCAGATCTTACGAAGAAATGATTATTTTCTACAGCAATATCATCTGATGCTTTTTGCATACTGATAACTGGTAAACCTTCCCATTTTATGTCACCTTCTTCGAAGTAACCACAATTGATGAAAGTATTGTTTTCGATTTTTGATCCTTTAGTGGATGCTCCACCGAAGTAAATAGAGTAACAGTTATTAATGAAAGTGTTACCGATTACATAGTTTGCTCCACTACCTTGTGCAATTGATACACCGTCAAGAATAGGTCCGTCAAAAGTATTGTTTTTAACCATTACGCCAGAAGATTGTCTGTAAATGTTTAATGATTTGGAACCAGTTTCTTTATTTACAGTAGGGTCATTTAATAATTGAGTTGTGTAACCGCCGGTGAATTTATTGTTTTCAACAGTAAATCCAGTAGTTTGCATTATTACAATACCACTGTTGAAATCTTGGAATTCACAGTTTTGTACAAGACCACCGTTAGCAGCTGAAGCACTTATACCCCAACCGTTAGTGGAACCATTGTATTTGAAATCATTTTTAGGGTTGGTGTCTATGAATTTAATTCCTTGAATAGTAACGTTTTGAGCGTTAATACGGAAAATTCCCTGTCCGTCACCATGACCTTTGATTGTTGTAGTTCCTTTACCATCAATAATAATACCAGGATTATTAATTGTTACTGTTTGATTAGTAAAATCATATTCTGCATTTTTACTTAAATCAACTGTATCTCCGACATTTTTAGCTGAATCAACTGCAGTCTGGACATCTGCAACACTAGCACTTGCAGGTTCAATTGAAGTTGCATTGTCGGATAAAACATCTGCTGAGTCTGCTGCAGATACTGAACCGAGAGATATTGCAATTAAAACAACTAAAAGAAAAGATACCAATATCTTTTTGTTATTCATAATAATTTTCTCCATTAATAATTTTTTTGAAATTGATACTAATATGAACTAGTCAATATATAAGAAAATCATTTATTGAGCATACAATAAATTAACTAAAATTCTATACTAGTAATTATAATTTATATCGACATGCAATATAAATATTATCGTTTATCGATTTTAAAAAAATGCTTTTAAAACTATCAAATAATGATAATAATTTATGCAATATTTATTTTAAAAAATAATTTTAGATTTTAAGAGATATAAAATTATTTACAAGAATTAAAATAAAAATAAATACATTTAATTAAAATTTTATCGATGAATACTAATTCATATCAAAAAAATTTATGAAATAAACTCCAATAATTAAATAACCAATTTTAAAACCATAAAAATAAAAATAACCAATTATTTATAAAAATATTTTTTTATTGTTGAGAATATAGTTATATATCATTACAGACATAAATTTCCATAATAATCATCTTTAAGGAGGTGAAAACATAAAAACAAAATGCATTTCTATTTTATTATTGTCAGTTATTGTTTTGATTTCCTTAAGCTGTGTATCAGCAAATGAAAATGCAACAGACAGCATTGAGTTAAGCGCAAGCGAAGATGATAATCTCAGGGATATTTCAACATCACTTGAAGAAAAAATCATCAATGCCCAAAATAATGATAAGATTACAATAGAACCCGGACGATACACAATCAATAACATCTACATTACCAAAAATATTACATTACATGGAAATGGAGACCCAAGAGAAGTAATTTTTGACGGACAAAACAAATCAAGCATCCTGTTAATCAGAAGCCCGGATGTTTATATGACCGTGAAAAACATTACATTCATCAACGGACTGACAGACAACTTCGGAGGAGCGATATCCATAGAAACTGGCCATGTTACAGTAGATAACTGCATGTTCATTAACAATACTGCATTAGAAGATACAAATGCAGGAGGAATATCAAATTACGGCACTAAAGAGAACAGAGGATACCTTCTGGTCAATAATTCACTCTTCATCAATAACCATGCAGACCATGACGGCGGAGCAATTACAACATGTTATGCCGACTCATACATCTACAATTGTGTTTTTATAAACAATTCGGCTCACCGTGACGGAGGAGCAATAAGAGTCAGCGTTTATGGTTTTGGAGATGTTCAGGATTGTATTTTCATGTTCAATCATGCAGACGAATGGGGTGGAGCATATTACAGCTGGTCAGGTGAATCAGACATCAAAAGATGCATATTCATGAACAATACTGCTGGAACTAACGGCGGAGCAGTAATGGTTTCAGGAAACATCAATCTTCAGGATTCAATCATCATGAACAACAATGGAAATGAAACCGGAGGTTCATTTTATATCCAGCAACCGATGTATGATAAAAAAACTGTCATAAATATCCACAATAACTTAATTACCAATAATACATCACCATATGGACAGGAAATATTCATAAAATGGTGGGATGCATATAACCTATACCCTCAATTTGACAATAATGACTGGGGAGATGAAAATCCGAACGACTCATCAGTAATTGATCCGAACAACGTAACATCCAGAAGCAAAGTATCATCAACAATCAAATCAGATTTGTTTGGCAAACTGAATGTTGATTTACTGGACAAATACAGAGATTTGCTTGAAGATTATTTTGCCGATGACTCACTGGACAATCTTAAAAAACGTTTTGATGATGCAAAACCAAAACAAAACAATAATCAAAATTCAAATGACAATACCCAATCCGATAACGAAAACCGCCAAAATACAATAGAGCAAAACAATACAAATGATAATTTGAATATCAATTCACAAACTGAGAGCTCCCAGATAACCAATACAAATTACGACAGCCAACTGGTAATCGGAAATTCAACAACTGCAGGAAATGAAAAGAATGCCTATGAAATAAACAAAACTCATCCTGCCGTCAAAGAGATAAATATGGATCTCAGATATTTCGCAGCCGCTTTGATTATTGTATTTATTTTATTAGCCATAGGATATAAAAGACATGAAAATGAGGAGTAAATAGCTTAGCTATTTACTTAATTCTATTTTTTTATTTAAATCACGAGCCATCAAATAATAATAAACATAAAAACCGCACCAGAAAACAGCTCCAAATACAAGAGCAATTGCAATCCATGTTATTACAGGACCTATTCCAAATTCAACTGGCATCCATTTGAGATATATCGCTATTAAAAACAGTACGGTCATTCCGATACCCATCTGAAAGATTATCTGTAACGGCAGTGCAATGTCATCCCTTTCATAAATCATACCTGTAAGAGAGAATGCCCATCCTGCAACAATGCATCCTAAAAACAGATTTATAATGTCAACTCCTGAAAAACTGATATTTTGAGGGCCTGCCTCAAGTGAAATCAGGACTGCGACCAGCAAACCTATAAAACAACCAACGAAAGCACCTAATGCTAAACTTTTAATTAAATCTGTAAACTTCATTTTAACACCTATAAATCCAGAGCCTGCTTAAAATCAGGCAAATATTTTCTTGATATATTGTCCTTTAAGCCATTTTTAAGTTCTATAAACATCATTCCTTTTAAAGAAGGAGCTACCCTTTTAATTTTTTTCAAATTAACAATAGTTGTCTTTGATATTCTTACAAAATCCCCGTTTAATGATTCTTCAACCTGATAAAGTGCCTTTTTAACCACATAAGAATTATTCTGAGT
Proteins encoded:
- a CDS encoding right-handed parallel beta-helix repeat-containing protein, producing MLMLGAVTAEDNFTANSTISDFDSIQSLIDNSKSGDSIHLKNQTYEGNGSVIRIDRNINIYGADSSGTILDANSKSGIFEISDKVTVNIYGITFMNGRTSKNGAAINSNGFLTIHDSKFINNKADYGAIRGSSGSTLTVYNTVFENNRADGGGGAIDSYYSDTKIINCSFVNNWGHEGGSIYNRFSDIQLIDSNFFNNSATRGGGIYNNRGYLVIKNSRFYYNSASHLGGGVKSWGLCDIFDSDIRYNTGQYGGGVYISDYTMHVKNTIVDGNTAEEGGGLISDSFGTLVIDNSIISNNYAEIGGGISSSCGHLNASDCIFENNSAKYNGGAIASTLGEIAGVQFTCNFNNITLNNNAAKYGGGLNLGRIIGSFNKVTLNNNSAENGGGIYNTGNLNINAFTFNLNSADYGGAVYNKAALTIKSSNILNSVAVKGSAIYNLADLELVDSNLISNTAADGVIYNNANLNLRNSKFNYNKADNFGGVVYNVANLNVEGCSFDSNEAHVAGSIYNSAKMANISNSIFTNNKAYNGAVIYSDSELIISESQFNKNVVSHSLGIIDIHSGNVTISDSSFTSNTGSDEGGVLFNIDGSILINNSKFISNKALSYGGAIDNAGQLIILNSLFDKNQAYGAGAIDNGGDLTVINSNFTNNKVIKNGGAIDNNNILNVVGTIFENNIAGNQGGAIIARNDINLTHSALYNNDAMEGGAVFVNGKNSNLTNNWWGSNTPNFDRLLNINVSDDFYWILMSVDGTGKIMQYEQSLFIIDFGEVKNINNSVLSLDSKELLPTFKVTLTNSKDLFVNEGYFSNSITVPSNNPITFKLNNQSFSFATVKNPSKIINNRNVAVDYNGKVTFKVRVKCSDGRFIGKNEIVVMKVNGKSYHVKTDSKGYASKTFTLTPGKYAITSSYKGSSVKNTITVKKVLYAKSKSVKKAKNIKYSANLKTSKGKAISYKKLTFKVNGKTYSAKTNKKGVATVSFKNLKAGKYSIVVKYLNSQVKTTLKVKK
- a CDS encoding right-handed parallel beta-helix repeat-containing protein, translating into MNNKKILVSFLLVVLIAISLGSVSAADSADVLSDNATSIEPASASVADVQTAVDSAKNVGDTVDLSKNAEYDFTNQTVTINNPGIIIDGKGTTTIKGHGDGQGIFRINAQNVTIQGIKFIDTNPKNDFKYNGSTNGWGISASAANGGLVQNCEFQDFNSGIVIMQTTGFTVENNKFTGGYTTQLLNDPTVNKETGSKSLNIYRQSSGVMVKNNTFDGPILDGVSIAQGSGANYVIGNTFINNCYSIYFGGASTKGSKIENNTFINCGYFEEGDIKWEGLPVISMQKASDDIAVENNHFFVRSDNVLIAAEKGNEAHGSPTPIGNINITSNTVELNSPDGNMANVILFHILVRDGASGLNITSPIIVAENVLNGATGISIWFDDNEILSANNIILNETLDANQYYGAKTLYTTEISTDNVAVKAGDAGKLYAYLFDNTGVALSNKDVTIVIDGEAQTVKTDDDGCASLDVKYASATTKYATIIYAGEGNLYKSSMATAKISVTKKATALTAAKATLKVKKVKKVTVTLKSAGKAVAGKKITIKVNGKTFSAKTNSKGKATISVKVLKKGKFNAVVKFAGDGAYNAVTKTVKYTVK
- a CDS encoding DUF3021 domain-containing protein; the protein is MKFTDLIKSLALGAFVGCFIGLLVAVLISLEAGPQNISFSGVDIINLFLGCIVAGWAFSLTGMIYERDDIALPLQIIFQMGIGMTVLFLIAIYLKWMPVEFGIGPVITWIAIALVFGAVFWCGFYVYYYLMARDLNKKIELSK
- a CDS encoding LytTR family DNA-binding domain-containing protein gives rise to the protein MKVNLFVSRDITEPHADIHTNELTGNVSKAISILESDESSDMIAVKKGSDIALLELSEIYMFRVEDKQVNVYTQNNSYVVKKALYQVEESLNGDFVRISKTTIVNLKKIKRVAPSLKGMMFIELKNGLKDNISRKYLPDFKQALDL